Proteins from a genomic interval of Stenotrophomonas maltophilia R551-3:
- the eda gene encoding bifunctional 4-hydroxy-2-oxoglutarate aldolase/2-dehydro-3-deoxy-phosphogluconate aldolase — translation MSSADPRLRALLKLAPVIPVYTPEDVNEAVEVAQALFRGGLPVIEVTLRTPQALDAIKAMVEAVPDAVIGAGTVLNAAQMQAAKQAGARFAVSPGATPALYAAARDADLPYLPGAATASDLILGLEHGQDTFKFFPAVQAGGAALLAAWHGPFADVRFCPTGGISTQTAPQFLHLPNVLCVGGSWLTTPALLQTRDWDAIERLAREASVLAG, via the coding sequence ATGTCCAGCGCTGATCCGCGCCTGCGCGCGCTGTTGAAGCTGGCACCGGTGATTCCGGTGTACACCCCCGAAGACGTGAATGAAGCGGTCGAAGTGGCCCAGGCGCTGTTCCGCGGCGGCCTGCCGGTGATCGAAGTAACGCTGCGCACGCCGCAGGCACTGGATGCGATCAAGGCCATGGTCGAGGCCGTGCCCGATGCCGTGATCGGCGCCGGCACCGTGCTCAACGCCGCACAAATGCAGGCGGCAAAGCAGGCCGGTGCGCGTTTTGCCGTTTCCCCCGGTGCCACGCCGGCGCTGTATGCGGCCGCGCGCGATGCCGACCTGCCGTACCTGCCCGGTGCCGCCACCGCCTCCGACCTGATCCTGGGCCTGGAGCACGGCCAGGACACCTTCAAGTTCTTCCCGGCGGTGCAGGCCGGTGGCGCCGCACTGCTGGCGGCCTGGCACGGTCCGTTCGCCGATGTGCGCTTCTGCCCGACCGGCGGCATCAGCACGCAGACCGCGCCGCAGTTCCTGCACCTGCCCAACGTGCTGTGCGTGGGCGGCTCGTGGCTGACCACCCCGGCGCTGCTGCAGACCCGCGACTGGGATGCGATCGAGCGCCTCGCCCGCGAGGCCTCGGTGTTGGCCGGCTGA
- a CDS encoding Ku protein, with amino-acid sequence MARPIWTGTLSFGLLNVPVSLMSGERKVDLQFRMLDSRDRKPIRFERVNADTGEEVPWKDIVKAYEYDKGSYVVLEEGDIRSAAPESHEAVEVESFVDAAQIDPRYYEKPYLLVPGKKAEKGYVLLRETLRSTGKVGIARVVVRTREYLCAVMPHEDALVLMILRYPQELVDPEDYKLPTGKLSDYRITSKETAMAEQLIESMAGDWDPSQYHDEFRERLQLVLNKRIKSKGGTTRVEDEPSPREDATTNVVDFMALLQKSLDANKRTPAKKTATRKAPAKKAAKKAAKKAVKKTTRRKAG; translated from the coding sequence ATGGCTCGCCCGATCTGGACCGGCACGCTGTCGTTTGGCCTGCTCAACGTGCCGGTGTCTCTGATGTCCGGCGAACGCAAAGTCGATCTGCAGTTCCGCATGCTCGACTCCCGTGACCGCAAGCCGATCCGCTTCGAGCGGGTCAACGCCGATACCGGCGAGGAGGTGCCGTGGAAGGACATCGTCAAAGCCTACGAGTACGACAAGGGCAGCTACGTCGTGCTGGAGGAAGGCGATATCCGTTCGGCCGCGCCGGAAAGCCACGAAGCGGTGGAAGTGGAATCGTTCGTGGACGCGGCGCAGATCGACCCGCGTTACTACGAGAAACCGTATCTGCTGGTACCCGGAAAGAAGGCCGAAAAGGGCTACGTGCTGCTGCGCGAGACATTGCGCAGTACCGGCAAGGTGGGCATCGCGCGGGTGGTGGTGCGCACGCGCGAATACCTGTGCGCGGTGATGCCGCATGAGGACGCGCTGGTGCTGATGATCCTGCGCTATCCGCAGGAGCTGGTGGATCCCGAGGACTACAAGCTGCCCACCGGAAAACTGTCCGACTACCGCATCACCAGCAAGGAAACAGCGATGGCCGAACAGCTGATCGAGTCAATGGCCGGTGACTGGGATCCTTCGCAGTATCACGATGAGTTCCGCGAGCGTCTGCAGCTGGTATTGAACAAGCGCATCAAATCCAAGGGCGGCACTACCCGGGTGGAAGACGAGCCCTCACCGCGTGAAGATGCCACCACCAATGTGGTGGATTTCATGGCGTTGCTGCAGAAGAGCCTGGACGCCAACAAGCGCACGCCCGCGAAGAAGACGGCAACGCGCAAGGCACCGGCGAAGAAGGCTGCGAAGAAGGCCGCCAAAAAGGCCGTGAAGAAGACCACCCGGCGCAAGGCAGGTTGA
- a CDS encoding Lrp/AsnC family transcriptional regulator, with protein MAGEVQFDRTDIRLLAEIQRDGRATNAELATRVNLSPSACLRRLQRLESEGVIVGYGARLEPRQLRLGLQAFVRVQLEKHDQAAIGHFVDSVQAWDEVVACHALTGDMDYLLHVYVRDLEHFSHFLLDRLLNAGGVADANSSFVLRTVKGFQALPLSQLES; from the coding sequence ATGGCCGGAGAAGTCCAGTTCGATCGCACGGATATACGTCTGCTGGCTGAAATCCAGCGGGATGGACGCGCCACCAACGCCGAGCTGGCAACACGGGTGAATCTCTCGCCCTCGGCCTGCCTGCGGCGCCTGCAGCGGCTGGAAAGCGAGGGCGTGATCGTCGGCTATGGCGCGCGGCTGGAACCAAGGCAGCTGCGCCTGGGCCTGCAGGCGTTCGTGCGCGTGCAGCTGGAGAAGCACGACCAGGCCGCGATTGGCCACTTCGTCGACAGCGTGCAGGCCTGGGATGAGGTGGTGGCCTGCCATGCACTGACCGGCGACATGGACTACCTGCTGCACGTCTACGTGCGCGATCTGGAGCATTTTTCGCATTTCCTGCTGGACCGGCTGCTCAATGCTGGCGGCGTTGCCGATGCCAATTCCAGCTTCGTGCTGCGCACGGTAAAGGGTTTCCAGGCGTTGCCGTTGTCGCAGCTGGAGTCGTGA
- a CDS encoding cysteine dioxygenase family protein, whose protein sequence is MDLQTSPFPPFRGRDRLIAAVDAAMTSGDAGRITADLQLALQDAIADSRIELPECVHRPVGDHYARRPLYHSREHGYSVIAMSWGPGQGTPLHDHDAMWCVEGVWLGELEITRYELLERNGERCRFRRHAALRGGCGSAGSLIPPHEYHTLRNASDAALAISVHVYEAPMERAAVFDPLGGDWYQRRIQALQADPA, encoded by the coding sequence ATGGACCTGCAGACTTCTCCGTTTCCGCCGTTCCGTGGTCGCGATCGGTTGATCGCCGCCGTCGACGCGGCGATGACCTCCGGTGATGCCGGGCGCATCACCGCCGACCTGCAGTTGGCACTGCAGGACGCCATCGCAGACAGCCGCATCGAACTTCCCGAGTGCGTGCACCGTCCGGTCGGTGATCATTACGCGCGACGCCCGCTCTACCACAGCCGCGAACACGGCTACAGCGTGATTGCCATGAGCTGGGGCCCAGGGCAGGGCACGCCGCTGCACGACCACGATGCCATGTGGTGTGTGGAGGGAGTGTGGTTGGGCGAACTGGAGATCACCCGCTATGAACTGCTGGAGCGCAACGGCGAGCGCTGCCGCTTCCGTCGCCATGCCGCGCTGCGCGGGGGCTGCGGCAGTGCCGGCAGCCTGATTCCGCCGCACGAGTACCATACCCTGCGCAACGCCAGCGACGCGGCCCTGGCGATCTCGGTGCATGTGTATGAGGCACCGATGGAGCGCGCCGCGGTGTTCGATCCGCTGGGCGGTGACTGGTACCAGCGACGCATCCAGGCATTGCAGGCCGACCCGGCCTGA
- the phhA gene encoding phenylalanine 4-monooxygenase: MDLAQPRRVEHQQTDKGYVPVYTTALVEQPWDTYTADDHATWSTLYQRQRELLVGRACQEFLDAQDEMGMSAHMIPRFDQLNEVLGAATGWTLVGVEGLLPELDFFDHLANRRFPVTWWIRRPDQIDYIAEPDLFHDLFGHVPLLMNPVFANYMEAYGRGGVKAHAIGPDALQNLTRLYWYTVEFGLIDTPDGLRIYGAGIVSSKGESLYSLESAAPNRIGFDLQRIMRTKYRIDTFQKTYFVIDSFEQLMQATSPDFTPIYAALSDQAHLPAGEVQADDRVFQKGTGEGWADGGDV; this comes from the coding sequence ATGGACCTCGCCCAGCCCCGCCGCGTCGAACACCAGCAGACCGACAAGGGCTACGTGCCGGTGTATACCACCGCGCTCGTCGAGCAGCCGTGGGACACCTATACCGCCGACGACCACGCCACCTGGAGCACGCTGTACCAGCGCCAGCGCGAGCTGCTGGTCGGCCGTGCCTGCCAGGAATTCCTGGATGCGCAGGACGAGATGGGCATGAGCGCGCACATGATTCCGCGCTTCGACCAGCTCAACGAAGTGCTCGGTGCCGCCACCGGCTGGACCCTGGTCGGTGTCGAAGGCCTGTTGCCGGAACTGGATTTCTTCGACCACCTGGCCAACCGTCGTTTCCCGGTGACCTGGTGGATCCGTCGTCCGGACCAGATCGACTACATCGCCGAACCGGACCTGTTCCACGATCTGTTCGGCCACGTGCCGCTGCTGATGAATCCGGTGTTCGCCAATTACATGGAGGCGTACGGCCGTGGCGGCGTCAAAGCCCACGCGATCGGCCCGGACGCACTGCAGAACCTGACCCGCCTGTACTGGTACACGGTGGAGTTCGGCCTGATCGATACGCCCGACGGCCTGCGCATCTACGGCGCCGGCATCGTGTCGTCGAAGGGCGAATCGCTGTACTCGCTGGAATCGGCCGCGCCCAACCGCATCGGTTTCGACCTGCAGCGGATCATGCGCACGAAGTACCGCATCGACACCTTCCAGAAGACCTACTTCGTCATCGACAGCTTCGAACAGCTGATGCAGGCAACGTCACCGGACTTCACCCCGATCTACGCGGCGCTGTCTGATCAGGCGCATCTACCGGCGGGCGAAGTGCAGGCCGATGACCGCGTGTTCCAGAAAGGCACCGGCGAAGGCTGGGCCGACGGCGGCGACGTGTAA
- the adhP gene encoding alcohol dehydrogenase AdhP has product MNSTMKAAVVREFGKPLVIEEVSVPRPGAGEVLVKIEACGVCHTDLHAAEGDWPVKPNPPFIPGHEGVGHIVAVGGGVGHVKEGDRVGIPWLYSACGHCEHCLGGWETLCETQRNTGYSVNGGFAEYALADANYVGLLPKEVGFVEIAPVLCAGVTVYKGLKVTDTKPGDWVVISGIGGLGHMAVQYARAMGLNVAAVDVDDSKLALARQLGAQITVNARTTDPAAFLKKEIGGAHGALVTAVSPKAFEQALGMVRRGGTVSLNGLPPGNFPLDIFGMVLNGITVRGSIVGTRLDLQESLQFAAEGKVAATVSTDRLENINDVFARMHAGTIEGRVVLDFAA; this is encoded by the coding sequence ATGAATTCGACCATGAAGGCCGCCGTCGTACGTGAGTTCGGCAAGCCACTGGTGATCGAGGAAGTCTCGGTACCGCGCCCGGGGGCGGGCGAGGTACTGGTCAAGATCGAGGCCTGTGGCGTCTGCCACACCGACCTGCACGCCGCCGAGGGCGACTGGCCGGTGAAACCGAACCCGCCATTCATCCCCGGCCACGAGGGCGTGGGGCACATCGTGGCCGTGGGAGGCGGGGTAGGGCACGTCAAGGAAGGCGACAGGGTCGGCATCCCCTGGTTGTACTCGGCGTGTGGCCATTGCGAACACTGCCTGGGTGGCTGGGAAACGCTGTGCGAGACACAGCGCAACACCGGCTACTCGGTCAACGGCGGCTTCGCCGAGTACGCACTGGCCGATGCCAACTATGTCGGCCTGCTTCCGAAGGAAGTGGGCTTCGTCGAGATCGCGCCGGTGCTGTGCGCCGGCGTGACCGTCTACAAAGGCCTGAAGGTTACCGATACCAAGCCAGGGGACTGGGTGGTGATTTCCGGCATCGGTGGCCTCGGCCACATGGCGGTGCAGTACGCCCGCGCGATGGGCCTGAACGTGGCTGCGGTGGATGTGGACGACAGCAAGCTGGCGTTGGCCCGGCAGCTCGGCGCGCAGATCACCGTCAACGCGCGCACCACCGACCCCGCCGCCTTCCTGAAGAAGGAAATCGGTGGCGCGCACGGTGCGCTGGTCACCGCGGTTTCGCCGAAGGCGTTCGAGCAGGCACTGGGCATGGTCCGCCGTGGCGGCACCGTCTCGCTCAATGGCCTGCCACCCGGCAATTTCCCGCTGGACATCTTCGGCATGGTGCTCAACGGCATCACTGTGCGTGGCTCGATCGTCGGCACCCGGCTGGACCTGCAGGAATCGCTGCAGTTCGCCGCCGAAGGCAAGGTCGCGGCCACGGTCAGCACCGACCGCCTGGAGAACATCAACGACGTGTTCGCGCGCATGCACGCGGGCACCATCGAAGGCCGCGTAGTGCTCGACTTCGCCGCCTGA
- a CDS encoding LacI family DNA-binding transcriptional regulator — protein sequence MSVRIISDAALPASKGKAATINDIARLSGVSKKTVSRIINNSPLVRKDTRDKVEALMREVGYVPDPLARGLAFRRSFLIGLVYDDPGAQCIVDLQQGALEALRGTGYELVVHPCDSQSADCAQGVRRFVQQQKLHGVILGPRASESVALTGMLDEIECRYIRINAHASDDEAQAVVTHDRDGAAAAAGYLLSLGHRDIAVITGPGDRRTARERTHGFLDRLAQVGLTLPGERVLEAGDTFESGVHAAERLLMGEGRPSAIFAGNDEMAAGVYQVALRAGIAVPQQLSIVSYDDSPLASRLWPPLTSVRRHVSDIGRMAAAMLVQTDVPEAPTAASVHPQLMVRGSCRAVEG from the coding sequence ATGTCAGTGCGAATTATTAGCGATGCCGCGTTGCCGGCATCGAAGGGCAAGGCTGCCACGATCAACGACATCGCACGACTGTCGGGAGTTTCCAAGAAAACGGTTTCAAGAATCATCAACAACTCGCCGCTGGTGCGCAAAGACACCCGCGACAAGGTCGAGGCGTTGATGCGCGAGGTCGGTTACGTGCCCGACCCGCTGGCGCGCGGGCTCGCGTTCCGCCGCTCCTTCCTGATCGGCCTGGTGTATGACGACCCGGGCGCCCAATGCATCGTCGACCTGCAGCAGGGCGCACTGGAAGCGCTGCGCGGCACCGGCTATGAGCTGGTGGTGCATCCCTGCGACAGCCAGTCCGCGGACTGCGCGCAGGGCGTGCGGCGCTTCGTGCAGCAGCAGAAACTGCATGGCGTGATCCTTGGCCCGCGCGCCTCCGAGTCGGTGGCGCTGACTGGAATGCTCGACGAGATCGAATGCCGCTACATCCGCATCAACGCGCATGCCTCGGACGACGAAGCACAGGCGGTGGTCACCCACGATCGCGACGGTGCAGCCGCGGCTGCGGGCTACCTGCTCTCGCTCGGCCACCGCGACATCGCGGTGATTACCGGTCCGGGCGACCGCCGTACCGCACGCGAGCGCACCCATGGCTTCCTCGACCGGTTGGCCCAGGTGGGCCTGACCCTGCCGGGTGAGCGCGTGCTGGAAGCAGGCGATACGTTCGAGTCGGGCGTGCATGCCGCCGAGCGCCTGCTGATGGGCGAAGGACGGCCCAGTGCGATCTTCGCCGGCAACGATGAAATGGCGGCCGGCGTGTACCAGGTGGCGTTGCGTGCGGGCATCGCGGTGCCGCAGCAGTTGTCGATCGTCAGCTACGACGACAGCCCGCTGGCGTCGCGGTTGTGGCCGCCGCTGACCTCGGTGCGCCGCCACGTCTCCGACATCGGCCGCATGGCCGCCGCGATGCTGGTGCAGACCGACGTACCGGAGGCGCCGACTGCGGCCAGCGTGCATCCGCAGCTGATGGTGCGTGGTTCCTGCCGGGCTGTGGAAGGCTGA
- a CDS encoding TonB-dependent receptor family protein has product MNPAARRHCLPLSALLLSPLAAMAEPAPIALPAVQVQAARVPGIDPFALPASQDTVWIDAGRAGNSVQLSEALAGVPGLLARDRQNFAQDTQLSIRGFGARSTFGVRGVRVLIDGVPATMPDGQGQLSHASLLGAERIEVLRGPFSALYGNSSGGVLQVWSAQGQASDPWRLRLNAGADNTLSIGAQLKGASHGLDYNIAANHFRTDGWREHSRARRESLTARIGGDLGGGRLELLLNALDAPDAQDPLGLTRAQVAADPRQATAVAHQYNTRKSVRQQQAGLRWTRETDAQRWQLMGYAGQRAVRQYLPIPPAAQTNSPLHAGGVIDLEGGYGGLDARWGWHGDLAGRPLDLVAGLSADRQRQHRTGYENFIGSALGVRGRLRRDQIDTVQNVDQFAQAWWQWSPRWSLLAGLRHSAVRFESDDRYITGRNPDDSGRRRYQATTPVAGVSFEASPQWRLHAAVGRGFETPTFNELGYRADGQAGLALDLAAARSRNLEVGSKWHAQDGTQLDISLFRADTDDELAVASNIGGRSTYRNIGRTRRQGVELQYRQPLAEQLELQLAWTWLQAQVRSPYLTSNNVVAAGSRLPGVPRQQAFARLQWTPADWQWALEASASSDTVVNDVATERAPGYALLHVEGGRRWTLPGGELRAFARLENVLDQAYIGSVIVNDGNGRFYEPGPGRRASLGLQWSWR; this is encoded by the coding sequence ATGAATCCCGCCGCACGACGCCACTGCCTGCCGTTGTCCGCCCTGCTGCTGTCGCCACTGGCGGCCATGGCCGAGCCTGCGCCCATCGCCCTGCCCGCCGTGCAGGTGCAGGCGGCGCGGGTGCCGGGCATCGACCCGTTCGCGCTGCCGGCCAGCCAGGACACGGTCTGGATCGACGCCGGCCGGGCCGGCAACAGCGTGCAGTTGTCCGAGGCACTGGCCGGGGTGCCGGGACTGCTGGCGCGCGATCGGCAGAACTTCGCCCAGGACACGCAGCTGTCGATCCGTGGCTTTGGCGCGCGCTCGACCTTCGGTGTGCGCGGCGTGCGGGTGTTGATCGACGGGGTGCCCGCGACCATGCCCGATGGCCAGGGCCAGCTGTCGCATGCCAGCCTGCTGGGTGCCGAACGCATCGAGGTGCTGCGCGGGCCGTTCTCGGCGCTGTACGGCAATTCCTCCGGCGGCGTGCTGCAGGTGTGGAGCGCGCAGGGCCAGGCCAGCGACCCGTGGCGGTTGCGCCTCAACGCAGGTGCCGACAACACGCTCAGCATCGGCGCGCAGCTGAAGGGAGCCAGCCACGGGCTGGACTACAACATCGCCGCCAATCACTTCCGCACCGATGGCTGGCGCGAACACAGCCGCGCGCGCCGCGAATCGCTCACCGCGCGCATCGGCGGCGATCTGGGCGGTGGGCGACTGGAGCTGCTGCTCAACGCGCTGGATGCGCCGGATGCGCAGGACCCGCTGGGCCTGACCCGCGCGCAGGTGGCGGCCGACCCACGCCAGGCCACTGCGGTGGCGCACCAGTACAACACCCGCAAATCGGTGCGCCAGCAGCAGGCCGGGTTGCGTTGGACCCGCGAAACCGACGCCCAGCGCTGGCAACTGATGGGCTATGCCGGGCAGCGCGCGGTGCGCCAGTACCTGCCGATTCCGCCTGCAGCCCAGACCAACAGCCCGCTGCATGCCGGCGGGGTGATCGATCTGGAGGGCGGCTACGGCGGATTGGACGCGCGCTGGGGCTGGCACGGCGACCTCGCCGGTCGACCGCTGGATCTGGTGGCCGGGCTCAGTGCGGACCGCCAGCGCCAGCACCGCACCGGCTACGAGAACTTCATCGGCAGCGCCCTCGGCGTGCGCGGACGCCTGCGCCGCGACCAGATCGACACGGTGCAGAACGTGGACCAGTTCGCCCAGGCCTGGTGGCAGTGGAGCCCGCGCTGGTCGCTGCTGGCCGGGCTGCGCCACAGCGCGGTGCGCTTCGAATCCGATGACCGCTACATCACCGGGCGCAATCCGGACGACAGCGGCCGCCGACGCTACCAGGCGACCACGCCGGTGGCAGGCGTCAGCTTCGAAGCCAGCCCGCAGTGGCGGCTGCACGCGGCCGTGGGGCGTGGTTTCGAGACCCCCACCTTCAACGAACTGGGTTATCGCGCCGACGGCCAAGCGGGATTGGCACTGGATCTGGCGGCCGCGCGCAGCCGCAATCTGGAGGTAGGCAGCAAATGGCACGCACAGGACGGAACCCAGCTTGATATCAGCCTGTTCCGCGCAGATACCGACGATGAGTTGGCCGTTGCCAGCAACATCGGCGGGCGCAGTACCTACCGCAATATCGGTCGCACCCGTCGCCAAGGCGTGGAACTACAGTATCGCCAGCCCTTGGCCGAGCAGCTGGAACTGCAGCTGGCATGGACCTGGCTGCAGGCGCAGGTGCGCTCGCCGTACCTGACCTCGAACAACGTGGTCGCCGCGGGCAGCCGTCTGCCTGGTGTGCCGCGCCAACAGGCCTTCGCCCGGCTGCAGTGGACACCCGCTGACTGGCAGTGGGCGCTGGAGGCGTCCGCCAGCAGCGATACCGTGGTCAACGACGTGGCCACCGAGCGCGCGCCAGGCTACGCGCTGCTGCACGTGGAAGGCGGCCGCCGCTGGACCCTGCCGGGCGGCGAGCTGCGTGCCTTCGCGCGGTTGGAGAACGTGCTGGACCAGGCCTACATTGGCTCGGTGATCGTCAATGACGGCAATGGCCGCTTCTACGAGCCGGGACCGGGACGACGGGCCAGCCTCGGGCTGCAGTGGTCGTGGCGTTGA
- the ligD gene encoding DNA ligase D has translation MSLHQYRRKRRLGGGAGQTPEPDDTPARGDPKRRPTFVIQLHHASSRHYDFRLEMDGVLKSWAVPKGPSLRVGEKRLAVEVEDHPLSYAGFEGDIPEGHYGAGHVDVFDHGTWACEGDPLQALAAGKIDFVLHGQRLAGGWKLVRTAMKGRQVQWLLIKRDDGEARDAEADDLLTAPMPKRAPAAKKRSVERAAAAARTTTRKADARWHARALKLDGARDTPYPRAFKPQLTDHRDSAPDGARWLHEIKWDGYRLLADLHDGEVKLRSRNGLDWTDDFPELVQAVLALPVRDARLDGELVVLDPDGRSDFAALQRVIDGSSKQPLRYIVFDLPGVAGVDISRVPLLERKALLKDLIGPAPGTLAFSEHVIDHGPQVFDASGGAGFEGIVSKQVDAPYVNTRARSWVKVKHEDTDEFVIVGHTAPKGSRVGFGSLLLATPDKAGLRYVGRVGTGFDDDSLRALLKALQPLAVNAPVLQLPAHVPFRAASVRWVKPVTVAEVAFRGWGKEGLLRQASFKRLRSDKQKEDLGMSTADTEAGGEVQITHPERVVFPKEKLSKGDVADYYQRVARWILPELAGRPLSLLRCPDGVGRACFFQKHHGPGLGDAVHAVPLQQKSGREDYVYIDDARGLLQLVQMNTLELHPWGATVIDPEHPDRLVFDLDPGEGVSWAQVKAGARDVRDRLQQVGLKSFVRLSGGKGVHVVVPMQPKAGWDEAKAFCEAFAQAMALEQPDRYVATMSKAKRNGVIFIDWLRNTRGATSVCSWSLRARDGAGVAVPLRWEELARVSAADAFPMAKALARAKRLKGDPWQGIERLKQTLPSLKR, from the coding sequence ATGTCGCTGCACCAGTACCGGCGCAAGCGCAGACTGGGTGGTGGCGCCGGACAGACGCCGGAGCCTGACGACACGCCCGCACGCGGCGATCCGAAGCGGCGGCCGACCTTCGTCATCCAGCTGCATCACGCAAGCTCGCGTCACTATGACTTCCGCCTGGAAATGGACGGCGTACTGAAGAGCTGGGCCGTGCCCAAGGGACCTTCGCTGCGCGTCGGTGAGAAGCGGCTGGCCGTGGAGGTGGAAGATCACCCGTTGTCCTACGCCGGTTTCGAAGGAGACATTCCTGAAGGCCACTATGGCGCTGGCCACGTGGATGTCTTCGATCACGGCACCTGGGCCTGTGAAGGTGATCCACTGCAGGCGCTGGCGGCTGGAAAGATCGACTTCGTGCTGCACGGGCAACGCCTGGCCGGTGGCTGGAAGCTGGTGCGTACGGCAATGAAAGGGCGTCAGGTGCAGTGGCTGCTGATCAAGCGCGACGATGGCGAAGCGCGCGACGCCGAGGCGGATGACCTGCTGACGGCACCGATGCCGAAACGAGCGCCTGCGGCGAAGAAGCGTTCCGTAGAGCGTGCTGCAGCTGCCGCACGCACGACCACACGCAAGGCTGATGCGCGCTGGCATGCGCGCGCGCTGAAACTGGACGGTGCACGCGATACGCCCTATCCACGCGCGTTCAAACCGCAGTTGACCGATCATCGCGACAGCGCGCCGGACGGCGCGCGCTGGCTGCACGAGATCAAGTGGGATGGTTATCGCCTGCTGGCCGATCTGCACGATGGCGAGGTGAAGCTCCGCTCCCGCAACGGCCTGGATTGGACTGATGATTTTCCCGAGCTGGTACAGGCCGTGCTGGCACTGCCGGTGCGTGATGCGCGGCTTGACGGCGAACTGGTGGTGCTGGATCCGGATGGACGCAGCGACTTCGCAGCGCTGCAGCGGGTGATCGACGGTAGTTCGAAGCAACCGCTGCGCTACATCGTGTTCGATCTTCCGGGGGTGGCCGGCGTGGACATCAGTCGTGTGCCGTTGCTGGAACGCAAGGCGCTGCTGAAGGATCTGATCGGGCCGGCGCCCGGCACTCTGGCCTTCAGCGAACACGTGATCGACCATGGACCGCAGGTGTTCGACGCCAGCGGTGGGGCCGGCTTCGAAGGCATCGTCAGCAAGCAGGTGGATGCGCCGTATGTGAACACCCGCGCGCGCAGCTGGGTCAAAGTGAAGCACGAAGACACCGACGAGTTCGTGATTGTCGGCCACACGGCACCCAAGGGTTCCCGGGTGGGATTTGGTTCGCTGCTTCTGGCCACGCCGGACAAGGCTGGCCTGCGCTATGTGGGCCGCGTTGGCACCGGCTTCGACGACGATAGCCTGCGCGCGCTGCTCAAGGCACTGCAGCCGTTGGCAGTGAATGCACCGGTGCTGCAGCTGCCAGCGCATGTGCCGTTCCGTGCCGCCAGCGTGCGCTGGGTGAAACCGGTGACGGTGGCGGAGGTGGCATTCCGTGGCTGGGGCAAGGAAGGCCTGCTGCGCCAGGCCAGTTTCAAGCGGCTGCGCAGCGACAAGCAGAAAGAGGATCTGGGTATGAGCACAGCCGATACCGAAGCCGGAGGCGAGGTCCAGATCACTCATCCAGAGCGGGTGGTGTTTCCAAAGGAGAAGCTGAGCAAGGGCGACGTGGCCGACTACTACCAGCGCGTGGCGCGTTGGATCCTGCCCGAACTTGCCGGACGTCCGCTGTCACTGCTCCGGTGCCCGGACGGCGTGGGCAGGGCCTGCTTCTTCCAGAAGCACCACGGTCCCGGCCTGGGCGATGCCGTGCACGCGGTTCCGCTGCAACAGAAGAGCGGCCGCGAGGATTATGTCTATATCGACGATGCACGGGGCCTGTTGCAGCTGGTGCAGATGAACACCCTGGAGCTGCATCCTTGGGGCGCGACCGTGATCGATCCAGAGCATCCGGATCGCCTGGTGTTCGATCTCGATCCCGGCGAAGGCGTCAGCTGGGCACAGGTGAAAGCCGGTGCACGCGATGTGCGTGACCGCCTGCAGCAGGTGGGCCTGAAGAGCTTCGTACGCCTGTCCGGTGGTAAGGGCGTGCACGTGGTGGTGCCGATGCAGCCCAAGGCAGGCTGGGACGAGGCGAAGGCGTTCTGCGAGGCGTTCGCGCAGGCAATGGCGCTGGAGCAGCCTGATCGCTACGTGGCGACGATGAGCAAGGCAAAGCGCAATGGCGTCATCTTCATCGACTGGCTGCGCAATACGCGGGGGGCCACCAGCGTCTGTTCGTGGTCGCTGCGCGCGCGCGATGGTGCGGGCGTGGCGGTGCCGCTGCGCTGGGAAGAGCTGGCCCGGGTGAGCGCGGCTGACGCGTTTCCGATGGCCAAGGCGCTGGCGCGTGCCAAGCGGCTGAAGGGTGACCCATGGCAGGGCATTGAACGGTTGAAGCAGACGCTGCCGTCGCTGAAGCGGTAG